The Prevotella melaninogenica region GGAGAGGAAGGTATAAGTTGTCATTTCCTCAAGGTTTCCACCTAACTTCTGTGTAACCACTGCGGCTGCAGAGGCACAAGGACAAATGATACAAGTGAGTAGAGCTTCAAGTAATATGAGCGAATCACCTGTGACATGAAAAAACAAGATTGCCCCAATAACGACCGCAACCATCAACACTTGAGAGAGTGCTATCCAAAGATGCCACCCTACTGGAATTAGCTTACGGAAGTCTACCTTGCAAAAGGTAACGTATAAGACGAGGAACATAAACAATGGAAGAGCTGCGTCAAGGATAGGAGCAAAAAAGTTTGCTGCGCCATCCAAGGCTGGTATAAAGGCAAAAACAAGGTATAATAAGCTACCTGTAGCTATTGACACTGGTAGTGTCCACTCCTTTATAAATTGTATGATTCTCCTCATCTTTAATCATCAAATCATGCAGTTTCTCCCCCTTTTCAGAAAGAGAATGGGCTGCAAAGTTACGAAAAAAGACTGAAAATCAGCAATATAATTCAAAAATCGTAAATATGATTAAGACAAATTCAGAGTTTACAATTATAGAATACATTAATTAAACGACAAAGAATAAAGACAAAAATCCGGTTCTTCCGTTAAATGTGTGGACGCTTTTCATATTGCTTTAATGTAAGAAACGAAGTAACTCATTAAACAAAAATATGGCTGAGATAGTCAACTATCTATCCTTTTATCATCCACTTTCATTGAAAACAATTTCATTTAAGACTTCAAAAATCTATAGACAAGAATTTGAAAAATCATTACATAATTTCAAATAAAACATCTATAACTAACGACAAGAACACATATAAAAAGCAACTCTATAATCAACAGCAAATCAATTAGTTATAAAGTAGTAAAGTAAAAGGTGCTTAATTGGACTTCAAAAGGGCGTTAGTTAGACCTCAAAAGGGCACCTTTTGCAAGCCAATTAGGCATCTTTTAGAAGCCCAAAGAGCATGTATTGGTTTTGAACTACACGAAAATAGTTTACAAACTTCAACTAATGAAGAAATAAGTTGTTTGTATAAGACAGATAGACATCGCACCTAATTACATTTATCATGTAGTTTATTTCCCTTTATAAAACCATCTAATTGAGAGTAATCATACCATGTATGTGGATTAATCTCACTCTATTAACAATCTACGCATTTAACGGAGGAACAAAAAATCCCACCAACTTCGCAGTTGGTGGGACCCATTCAAGTATATATGAAGCTATAGAAAAGCGATTAGCTTTTGTTATCTTTCACGCAGACCATTTACTGATCCAATAGTCTTCTGTGCATAGTCATTCTCCTTAGCAGAACCAAAGGAAGCCTTGCTTGAAGCTCTTGTCAACGCATTTTGAGCCTTTGCATTTGCTGGTCTCTGACGAGCAAGGTCAAAGCGCATAACATCTGTTGTATTTGTACTACGTGCCACACCATAGAAGGTGTCATAACCCTTTGCACTTTCATACCCTAAATGGAAGCCATCATTAACAGCATTTGCATCAAGAATGAAGATAGTTCCACTCTTTGAGTACTTTATTTCAATACTTCCATTATCCAAAACTTTCCAAGAGAATGCCAATGTCTGTGTATTACCTTGTGCATCAGTATCTACCTCAACACCATTACCTTGAAGTGAATTAGTAGAAGAATTATACTGGAAGAACTTCATGTTAACTCTAAAACTATTGCTCTTACGCTGATGTGTTGCATCATCCGTGTACTCAAGAGTCATATTACCATCCCACTCGCCGGTAAGTGTCTGTGCTTCTGCAACCAATTTATTTACTTGTCCGTTCTCCTCCTGACGATAGTTATTATTCCAATTATAACTACTGTTATTACCTACAGCATCCATGAAAGCATAGAACTCTGGGGTTGTTGCTTCTGGGTAATAATAATAGAACCAGTTGTAAGCTGTATAATAACTCGAGCCACTTGGGTATTCACGCAGGTAGTTTCGTACCGCATCATTTACCAAATCATTATAGTAATAGTTATTATCTCCCCATAGATCATCGTCACAGCTTGTAAATGCCAATGGACTCGCAACTATTGCAAGTGCCAAGAAAAACTTTGAAATTCGTCTCATACTCATATCCTATTTAATTCTTATTCTTTGTTTATTTACTGATGCAAAAATAGTGAAATTATAAGATGTTTATCGAGTAAATACACTATTTGAAGATAGGGAAATCCCTATTAAAGAAGATTTCACTCCATATCATCAACCCGAATAAAGAATCTCCAATAATCTATTACGAATTAAATCGATTACTAAAAAACTCCTAAACAATGAAGGAAGAAACAAATAAAATTCGTACATTTGCAACACACAAATAAGTAAACTATATAAAGAGAAGATAAGAAACAGAAATGAGAACAGTTTATGAATTCTCTGTCAAAGACAGAAAAGGTAAGGCATTTTCACTGAAAGAGTTTTCTAATGAGGTGCTACTGATTGTAAATACAGCTACAAAATGTGGCTTCACACCAACTTACGAGGAGTTGGAGGCACTCTATGAGAAGTACCATGCACAAGGATTTGAAGTACTTGATTTTCCTTGCAACCAGTTTGGACAGCAGGCACCAGGTACAGATGAAAGTATCCATGAGTTCTGCAAACTTACATACGGCACAAAATTCCCACGCTTCAAGAAGGTAAAGGTGAACGGTGAAGACGCTGACCCTCTCTTCAAATTCCTTAAGGAGCAGAAGGGCTTTGCTGGTTGGGACGAGTCACACAAGCTCTACCCTATCCTCGATAAGATGCTTTCTGAGGCTGATCCAAACTATAAGGAGAATCCAGATATTAAGTGGAACTTCACTAAATTCCTTATTAATAAGAAGGGACAGGTCGTTGCTCGCTTTGAGCCAACAGAGAGCATTGAGAATATCGCAAAGCAGATTGAGGAGTTATTGTAGGATAAAGACTTGCAATTAGTTCTTTCCTAATAAGGATAAAAGCTATTTGTAAAATTACATATAACAAAACGATAAAAAGGCAAAGAGTTTAGCTTTCTTTGCCTTTTATTATTTATCATACTTATTGCTGTCCTCTAAACAGAAAATACAAACGTCGTATTAGGGAATTACTTGTAGTAGATATGTTATTACCTAATGTCTGTTTGCCTTTCCTATCGTAAGATATTGCAAGGTAATTAGCACTCCGCACCAATGGTGCTTACCAACAACACAATGCGTGCTGGGCAATAACACATAAGTTAAACATGCAAAGTAAGTTTTAAGCTTACTTCATTTCGCAATCCGAGCCCTGCTTTCTTGCAGGAAGAAAGAAGCATGCTAAGAATGTTATCAATCCATTTAACATCAACAATTCGTAGCCAAAATTGTAGCCTGTAGTCCTCGAAACGATTGTATCTAAAGCAAAACAAAGAAGCGGACTGGCTACTGCTATATATGGAGTTAACCTGTCATTTACAGTTCGCTTGGTACATAAGCCAAAGGCAAAAAGACCTAAGAGTGGACCATATGTATAAGAAGCTATCGTGTAAATTGCATCTATTAAACTCGTTGAGTTGACATAACGGAAGATAAGGATAAACAAAATAAACACAATAGACACGCCTATATGTGCCTGTTTGCGTAACTTTTCATCCTTTGGACGACCACAGATGTCTACACAATAAGTTGTTGTTAAGGCGGTTAAGGCAGAGTCTGCACTGGAGAAGCACGCTGCCACAATACCGATTGTAAAGAGAATGACAACCAATGTACCTAATTGTCCACCTGCAACAGCCTGCAACATGAGATTGTCTGGCACGTCAGGCAAGGCTTGTCCAATACTATTGAAATACATCATTAA contains the following coding sequences:
- a CDS encoding glutathione peroxidase, with translation MRTVYEFSVKDRKGKAFSLKEFSNEVLLIVNTATKCGFTPTYEELEALYEKYHAQGFEVLDFPCNQFGQQAPGTDESIHEFCKLTYGTKFPRFKKVKVNGEDADPLFKFLKEQKGFAGWDESHKLYPILDKMLSEADPNYKENPDIKWNFTKFLINKKGQVVARFEPTESIENIAKQIEELL